In Fodinicola acaciae, the following proteins share a genomic window:
- a CDS encoding NAD-dependent epimerase/dehydratase family protein has protein sequence MTAAGAESFEVAVVSREGGERDGVPSVSWQAWLADMSNGSGGCSAVWLLDGANDEEPERLAELVAVAPAGLHVVLVSTCTVYGNKGDRLCAEDAEIELVSGHARVKYGLEQQLVTSALSWCVLRLGALYGPDERGVRADRVQKWVSEASASGTVTVPDPEHWRGWLHRDQAARALWRAARDRTTGTFNVASVNLTFEDAVSTVARAFGATVGWDGKADPCSYRVDATAAREAGLLDEQPGEDLTATVERFIASGSWRS, from the coding sequence GTGACCGCTGCTGGCGCCGAGAGTTTCGAGGTTGCGGTGGTCAGCCGGGAGGGCGGCGAGCGGGACGGCGTGCCGAGCGTGTCGTGGCAGGCGTGGTTGGCCGACATGTCGAACGGTTCGGGCGGCTGCTCGGCGGTGTGGCTGCTGGATGGCGCGAACGACGAGGAGCCGGAGCGGCTGGCGGAGTTGGTGGCGGTGGCGCCGGCGGGGCTGCATGTGGTGTTGGTGTCGACGTGCACGGTGTACGGGAACAAGGGCGACCGGCTGTGCGCGGAGGACGCGGAGATTGAGCTGGTCAGCGGGCACGCGCGCGTGAAGTACGGCCTGGAGCAGCAACTCGTGACCTCGGCCCTGTCGTGGTGCGTGTTGCGGCTGGGCGCGTTGTACGGGCCGGATGAGCGCGGCGTACGGGCGGACCGGGTACAGAAATGGGTCAGCGAGGCATCGGCGTCTGGGACGGTGACGGTGCCGGACCCGGAGCACTGGCGGGGCTGGCTGCACCGCGACCAGGCCGCGAGGGCGTTGTGGCGGGCGGCGCGGGACCGGACGACGGGCACGTTCAACGTGGCCTCGGTGAACCTGACGTTCGAGGACGCGGTCAGCACGGTGGCACGGGCGTTTGGGGCGACGGTGGGATGGGACGGCAAGGCTGACCCGTGCAGCTACCGGGTGGACGCGACCGCGGCCCGCGAGGCGGGTCTGTTGGATGAGCAGCCGGGCGAGGATCTGACGGCCACGGTGGAGCGGTTCATCGCCTCGGGGTCGTGGCGATCCTGA